In Drosophila pseudoobscura strain MV-25-SWS-2005 chromosome 4, UCI_Dpse_MV25, whole genome shotgun sequence, the following proteins share a genomic window:
- the udd gene encoding uncharacterized protein udd: MKKAVGKPSRDVQIGKFPPKRIPKDVLMRTLEIASSSVDEFWLNKNCSCSPPANCELYNVMNRSITYQKLSLSRNFAMVRDCKNVEKMLTSNVFGESLLKKGSYPIFSEYASLNLKFDKPRMDKKAET; the protein is encoded by the exons atgaaaaaagcaGTAGGTAAACCATCGCGTGACGTCCAGATCGGGAAGTTTCCGCCAAAGAGAATTCCTAAAGACGTGTTAATGCGGACACTCGAAATTGCGTCTTCTTCTGTTGATGAATTTTGGCTAAACAAAAACTGCTCATGCTCCCCACCTGCTAATTGTGAACTGTACAATGTCATGAATCGCTCGATCACCTATCAGAAGCTAAGTTTGTCTCGAAATTTCGCAATGGTGCGGGACTGTAAAAACGTGGAAAAAATGCTAACTTCTAACGTTTTTGGCGAGAGTTTACTGAAAAAAGGTTCCTATCCGATATTCTCAGAA TACGCATCTTTAAATCTAAAATTTGATAAGCCAAGGATGGACAAAAAGGCTGAGACCTAA
- the Maf1 gene encoding repressor of RNA polymerase III transcription MAF1 homolog: protein MKLLESSRFEAINNALSIHTSGITIFGRIESYSCKMVAADKALYKRFTAETHGHDLQALSPPQTLADFSPNFCRNNSHSGDEGIILCDTISRKTLFYLIATLNASFEPDYDFSDAKSHEFSKEPSLQWVMNSIHSNLSALAGDQYQVLRQPLWSAVDDEVNLSECDIYSYNPDLSSDPFGEPGCLWSFNYFFYNKKLKRIVFFTSRAVNSLYAGETSDFSMEEDVY, encoded by the exons ATGAAGCTACTAGAGAGTTCTCGTTTTGAGGCCATCAACAATGCACTTTCTATCCATACAAGCGGCATCACAATCTTTGGACGCATCGAAAGCTACTCCTG CAAAATGGTTGCAGCAGACAAGGCTTTATACAAGCGGTTTACGGCTGAGACCCATGGGCACGATCTTCAGGCTCTATCGCCTCCACAAACACTAGCCGACTTCTCACCTAATTTTTGTCGCAACAACAGCCACTCGGGCGATGAGGGCATCATTCTGTGCGACACCATTTCACGCAAGACTCTGTTTTACTTAATTGCCACTCTAAACGCTTCATTTGAGCCAGACTATGATTTTTCGGATGCGAAG TCACATGAGTTCAGCAAAGAGCCGTCTTTGCAATGGGTCATGAACTCCATTCATTCAAATCTATCAGCATTAGCGGGAGATCAGTATCAAGTCTTGCGCCAGCCGCTGTGGTCTGCCGTTGACGATGAAGTGAACTTATCGGAATGCGACATATATAGCTACAACCCAGATTTAAGCTCTGACCCATTCGGAGAACCTGGTTGTTTGTGGtctttcaattattttttttataacaaAAAGCTAAAacgtattgtattttttacaaGTCGAGCCGTAAA cTCCCTTTATGCTGGAGAAACGTCGGACTTTTCAATGGAAGAGGATGTTTATTGA
- the LOC26532986 gene encoding uncharacterized protein isoform X1, protein MEQSTLDNGNIGEYFSKIIEIDLDGSCRSSTLYGLPPKKQKKNDISWLAEIAQERFEEQRDHHRKKEERYVRQEKMVQDLISTQTKFQNEFLIFITVYTIFCDCRSYLLLLSGCSRGSFVASSQFSLIALFYIFNILCKIQQLVILAVLFLLWLSRPFPIIRNLAFSTTRLALER, encoded by the exons ATGGAGCAGAGCACATTGGACAACGGCA ATATTGGTGAGTACTTTTCGAAAATTATCGAGATAGACCTGGACGGATCTTGTCGCTCCAGCACCTTGTATGGGCTTCCgccaaagaaacaaaaaaagaacgaCATTTCGTGGCTGGCAGAGATCGCCCAGGAACGTTTCGAAGAACAAAGGGACCACCACAGAAAGAAGGAAGAGCGCTACGTTAGGCAGGAGAAGATGGTGCAGGACTTAATCAGCACCCAAACCAAATTCCAAAAcgagtttttaattttcattacgGTCTACACAATATTTTGCGATTGCAGATCGTATCTGTTGCTGCTATCGGGCTGTTCGCGCGGCTCATTTGTTGCAAGCTCCCAATTTTCATTAATCGCGCTGTTttacatatttaatatattgtGTAAAATACAACAGCTCGTTATTCTGGCggtattatttttgttgtggctATCAAGACCTTTTCCGATAATTCGAAATCTGGCTTTTTCCACCACTCGCCTAGCTTTGGAAAGGTAG
- the LOC26532986 gene encoding uncharacterized protein isoform X2, which yields MEQSTLDNGNIAPCMGFRQRNKKRTTFRGWQRSPRNVSKNKGTTTERRKSATLGRRRWCRT from the exons ATGGAGCAGAGCACATTGGACAACGGCA ATATTG CACCTTGTATGGGCTTCCgccaaagaaacaaaaaaagaacgaCATTTCGTGGCTGGCAGAGATCGCCCAGGAACGTTTCGAAGAACAAAGGGACCACCACAGAAAGAAGGAAGAGCGCTACGTTAGGCAGGAGAAGATGGTGCAGGACTTAA
- the LOC6903318 gene encoding inactive dipeptidyl peptidase 10 translates to MHTNVSADRGGSWRLPPDETLQVQDPKQKDQDIDLDEGHNWRSIIFSLLVISFVIAGIITAIYLLGYVDELLYWSGRRMILDEYLQGELTPTRLQPSWVTPQKYVFQADDGGLAILDTATNLINILVTNHTLRQLNVRGYQCSHDLKYVLFKHNVKKTFQKSFTAFYTIYDVENDHHMPVKLKGSLKVQRTRLQYAAWLGNTTTIIFVADNDIFLRQSPLTEEDIRITTSGCENNIYNGVPDWLYQEEIFTIPEAIWSSADGTHFMFAVFNDTQVGMMTYPWLSSGALFAGSGMSSGSYFPETKNVRYPTPGTVNPEVQLWVVDITNFGSIEKVELRPPQSLNGQDYYLTSAGWVSDSNRQVSVVYMGRSQNYSVITTCSKLQNWSCSEIHSERAPEDEWLDIFPHPIFSSDGNSFLLLASIQESGHDHFTHIKHITISQQRISVISHGRYEVIKILCWDTINHIVYYLATQDKKPGQRHLYTVKDPIHDDTRKTEPQCITCDLGEALWSSRYYYINCSHFDAFITPSLGVATSYGIEFYILECQGPGLPVSGVHMHKTHSLVKILYDTRPFYTEKLQKLALPIQRSFEIPLPHGSRAQVQLLLPPSWREELRDAAFPVVVEVNGRPGSVSVSEKFRIDWGTYMSSRNDVIYVRLDVRGAKGQSKKSLYRHLGGVEVVDQISVLRYLLDTISFLDETRVGIWGWGYGGYVTSMVLGTQQDVFKCGVSVSPIADWLYYNSAFTERVLGLPAENYKGYVEADATQRARLIKSNSFFLIHGLADSTAPYVHGVQLAKSLTDANILYRYQTYADEGHDLNGVLEHVYSSMEHYFAECLSLDPDDTKPDIDQNMVPAE, encoded by the exons ATGCACACAAATGTTAGTGCAGATCGTGGTGGATCATGGAGATTACCACCAGATGAAACATTGCAGGTGCAAGACCCGAAGCAGAAAGATCAAGACATTGATCTCGATGAAGGACATAACTGGCGAAGTATAATCTTTTCATTGCTCGTGATTAGTTTTGTAATAGCTGGTATTATTACTGCAATATATTTATTGGG aTATGTGGATGAGCTTTTATATTGGTCAGGCCGCAGAATGATTTTAGATGAATACTTACAAGGAGAATTGACACCAACTAGATTACAGCCGTCATGGGTAACACCTCAAAAGTATGTATTTCAAGCTGACGACGGAGGGCTTGCCATTTTGGATACAGCAACGAACTTAATAAACATCTTAGTAACAAATCACACTCTTCGTCAATTGAATGTACGTGGATATCAGTGCTCACATGACCTTAAATATGTGTTATTTAAGCATAATGTAAAGAAA ACTTTTCAGAAGTCGTTTACTGCATTTTACACAATTTATGATGTAGAAAATGATCACCATATGCCTGTCAAATTAAAAGGCTCATTGAAGGTGCAAAGAACGCGACTTCAATATGCAGCATGGCTCGGTAACACGACTACAATAATATTTGTAGCAGACAATGATATATTCTTACGACAATCGCCTTTAACTGAAGAGGACATTAGGATAACGACTTCAGGATGTGAAAATAATATCTATAATGGTGTTCCTGATTGGCTTTACCAAG AGGAAATATTTACAATTCCGGAAGCGATTTGGTCGTCCGCTGATGGAACCCACTTCATGTTTGCTGTATTTAATGACACACAAGTTGGAATGATGACGTATCCGTGGTTATCGTCTGGAGCCTTGTTTGCTGGATCCGGCATGTCCTCAGGCAGTTACTTTCCAGAAACCAAAAATGTTAGGTATCCAACGCCAGGCACTGTCAATCCAGAAGTTCAGTTATGGGTGGTCGACATTACCAACTTTGGTTCCATAGAAAAGGTTGAATTGAGACCCCCTCAATCTCTTAATGGACA GGACTATTACCTAACGTCAGCAGGTTGGGTATCCGATAGCAATCGCCAGGTATCTGTGGTCTACATGGGACGATCTCAAAACTATAGTGTGATCACTACATGTTCTAAACTACAAAATTGGAGTTGTTCAGAA atTCACTCCGAACGTGCTCCCGAAGATGAATGGTTAGATATATTTCCTCACCCGATTTTTTCGTCGGATGGCAACAGCTTTTTACTACTCGCGAGTATTCAAGAGTCTGGGCATGATCATTTTACGCATATAAAACACATAACAATATCGCAGCAAAGAATTTCTGTTATCTCTCATGGTAGATATGAG GTAATAAAAATACTGTGTTGGGATACGATAAATCATATAGTATACTATTTGGCTACTCAAGATAAGAAGCCGGGTCAAAGACATTTGTATACTGTTAAAGATCCAATACATGATGATACAAGAAA AACCGAGCCACAATGTATTACTTGTGATTTAGGAGAGGCCCTCTGGAGCAGTCGGTATTACTATATAAACTGTTCACATTTTGACGCCTTTATTACTCCGTCACTAGGCGTGGCAACAAGCTATGGAATTGAGTTCTACATCTTGGAATGCCAAGGTCCTGGACTACCAGTATCGGGAGTTCACATGCATAAGACTCACAGTTTAGTCAAAATTTTATATGACACGCGGCCATTTTATACAGAGAAACTCCAAAAACTCGCGTTACCCATCCAGCGATCATTTGAAATCCCCTTGCCACATGGAAGCCGAGCTCAGGTTcaattgctgctgccaccCAGCTGGAGAGAAGAGCTACGGGACGCTGCGTTTCCTGTTGTTGTCGAAGT aAATGGTCGACCCGGCTCAGTATCAGTTTCCGAAAAGTTTAGAATAGATTGGGGAACCTATATGTCTTCGAGAAATGATGTTATTTATGTCCGCCTAGATGTTAGAGGCGCAAAAGGGCAAAGCAAAAAATCGCTGTATCGTCATTTGGGAGGAGTCGAAGTGGTAGATCAGATCTCTGTCCTAAG ATACCTGCTAGATACCATTAGTTTCCTAGACGAAACCCGAGTTGGTATATGGGGCTGGGGCTATGGGGGCTATGTTACCTCAATGGTTCTTGGCACGCAGCAGGATGTGTTTAAGTGTGGAGTTTCGGTATCCCCTATTGCAGATTGGCTTTATTACA ATTCGGCGTTTACCGAGCGTGTTCTGGGACTGCCTGCTGAAAACTATAAAGGATACGTTGAAGCCGATGCAACGCAGCGTGCTCGTCTCATAAAATcaaactctttttttttgattcaCGGCCTGGCCGACTCAACCGCTCCATATGTGCATGGAGTGCAGCTAGCTAAATCATTAACAGACGCAAATATTCTGTATCGGTACCAG ACTTATGCTGATGAAGGTCACGACTTAAATGGAGTACTTGAGCATGTATATTCATCGATGGAGCATTATTTTGCAGAGTGTTTAAGCTTGGATCCGGATGACACAAAACCTGACATAGATCAAAATATGGTTCCAGCCGAGTAA
- the Utx gene encoding lysine-specific demethylase 6A isoform X5, with translation MFMGKMNRISFEEISMIRDLDSRYFGCLDLADPKNLEIKAIVQKTITTIQDDIAYYITKNIIVANDGSAGVLKNNSTGNTGNEDNKLHDIETKIISFFEEETLARDQFTNALCKLGHLHLLLGEYSEALSAYQKYLRFNQNNYWTNHEFIYGIGIAYFKLRCFKWAIKSFQELLYLNPNFTCANDVHLRLGFMLKHCGEYHIALKHLQLALLYTNPSTYSELHVKFQIAHLYEVQNKHKAAKKAYEFLLNEKNISLKLKADVYRQLGWMYHCVECLGEKKERESSALIFLQKSIDADPKSGQSLYLLGRCYAGINKVHDAFLAYRNSVEKSEGNADTWCSIGVLYQQQNQPTDALQAYICAVQLDKDHKEAWTNLGILYESCGQLRDAYACYLNATKQVSCQKTTIHRKEETIPMNKDAIGLTKGLSQRIKFLEIQLGQAPLPSITSKRRQLCSIEEAWNLPISLEMNSRQQQTAQMLPRQVTKNIHIQGH, from the exons ATGTTTATGGGCAAAATGAATCGGATTTCCTTTGAGGAAATTTCCATGATCCGAGACCTCGACAG TCGATATTTTGGATGTCTTGACTTAGCTGATCCTaaaaatttggaaataaaAGCCATAGTTCAAAAAACTATAACAACAATACAAGATGATATTGCCTATTATATtactaaaaatataattgTTGCCAATGACGGATCAGCAGGAGTGCTTAAGAATAACTCAACTGGAAACACTGGCAACGAAGACAACAAATTGCATGATATAGAAACTAAAATAATTAGTTTTTTCGAGGAGGAAACACTTGCTAGAGACCAATTTACTAACGCCCTCTGCAAACTCGGTCACTTGCATCTGCTCCTTGGTGAATATTCCGAGG CTTTATCGGCataccaaaaatatttaagattCAATCAGAATAATTATTGGACAAATCatgaatttatttatggaaTAGGGATTGCTTACTTTAAGCTCCGATGCTTTAAATG GGCAATCAAATCTTTTCAGGAGCTTTTATACTTAAACCCCAATTTCACATGTGCTAACGATGTTCATTTACGATTGGGTTTCATGCTGAAGCATTGCGGTGAATACCACATTGCTTTAAAACATTTGCAATTGGCGCTGCTTTATACGAATCCATCGACTTATTCTGAGCTTCATG ttAAATTTCAAATCGCTCACCTTTATGAAGTTCAAAATAAGCATAAGGCGGCAAAGAAAGCCTATGAATTTCTACTCAACGAGAAAAATATATCGCTGAAACTAAAAGCAGATGTTTATAGACAACTTG GATGGATGTACCACTGCGTAGAATGCCTaggcgaaaaaaaagaacgtGAATCGAGTGCATTGATTTTTCTGCAAAAGTCAATTGATGCTGATCCAAAAAGTGGCCAGTCATTATATTTATTGGGCAGATGTTACGCAGGAATAAATAAGGTCCATGATGCTTTTCTGGCATATCGAAACTCTGTAGAAAAAAGTGAAGGAAATGCGGATACCTGGTGCTCGATTGG TGTTTTatatcaacaacaaaatcaaccGACGGATGCGCTCCAGGCTTACATATGTGCTGTGCAACTAGATAAAGACCACAAGGAAGCTTGGACTAATTTGGGCATTCTTTATGAGAGCTGCGGTCAGCTACGAGATGCCTATGCCTGCTACTTAAATGCAACTAAACAAGTTTCGTGCCAG aAAACCACCATACATcgaaaagaagaaacaatACCCATGAACAAAGACGCCATTGGATTGACTAAAGGCTTATCACAACGTATCAAATTTCTGGAGATTCAACTTGGCCAGGCCCCGTTACCGAGTATTACATCAAAACGGCGGCAGTTATGTTCAATTGAAGAAGCTTGGAATCTTCCGATTTCGTTAGAAATGAACTccagacaacaacaaacagctcAGATGCTGCCGCGACAGgtaacaaaaaatattcatataCAG
- the Utx gene encoding lysine-specific demethylase 6A isoform X6 produces MFMGKMNRISFEEISMIRDLDSRYFGCLDLADPKNLEIKAIVQKTITTIQDDIAYYITKNIIVANDGSAGVLKNNSTGNTGNEDNKLHDIETKIISFFEEETLARDQFTNALCKLGHLHLLLGEYSEALSAYQKYLRFNQNNYWTNHEFIYGIGIAYFKLRCFKWAIKSFQELLYLNPNFTCANDVHLRLGFMLKHCGEYHIALKHLQLALLYTNPSTYSELHVKFQIAHLYEVQNKHKAAKKAYEFLLNEKNISLKLKADVYRQLGWMYHCVECLGEKKERESSALIFLQKSIDADPKSGQSLYLLGRCYAGINKVHDAFLAYRNSVEKSEGNADTWCSIGVLYQQQNQPTDALQAYICAVQLDKDHKEAWTNLGILYESCGQLRDAYACYLNATKQVSCQKTTIHRKEETIPMNKDAIGLTKGLSQRIKFLEIQLGQAPLPSITSKRRQLCSIEEAWNLPISLEMNSRQQQTAQMLPRQGH; encoded by the exons ATGTTTATGGGCAAAATGAATCGGATTTCCTTTGAGGAAATTTCCATGATCCGAGACCTCGACAG TCGATATTTTGGATGTCTTGACTTAGCTGATCCTaaaaatttggaaataaaAGCCATAGTTCAAAAAACTATAACAACAATACAAGATGATATTGCCTATTATATtactaaaaatataattgTTGCCAATGACGGATCAGCAGGAGTGCTTAAGAATAACTCAACTGGAAACACTGGCAACGAAGACAACAAATTGCATGATATAGAAACTAAAATAATTAGTTTTTTCGAGGAGGAAACACTTGCTAGAGACCAATTTACTAACGCCCTCTGCAAACTCGGTCACTTGCATCTGCTCCTTGGTGAATATTCCGAGG CTTTATCGGCataccaaaaatatttaagattCAATCAGAATAATTATTGGACAAATCatgaatttatttatggaaTAGGGATTGCTTACTTTAAGCTCCGATGCTTTAAATG GGCAATCAAATCTTTTCAGGAGCTTTTATACTTAAACCCCAATTTCACATGTGCTAACGATGTTCATTTACGATTGGGTTTCATGCTGAAGCATTGCGGTGAATACCACATTGCTTTAAAACATTTGCAATTGGCGCTGCTTTATACGAATCCATCGACTTATTCTGAGCTTCATG ttAAATTTCAAATCGCTCACCTTTATGAAGTTCAAAATAAGCATAAGGCGGCAAAGAAAGCCTATGAATTTCTACTCAACGAGAAAAATATATCGCTGAAACTAAAAGCAGATGTTTATAGACAACTTG GATGGATGTACCACTGCGTAGAATGCCTaggcgaaaaaaaagaacgtGAATCGAGTGCATTGATTTTTCTGCAAAAGTCAATTGATGCTGATCCAAAAAGTGGCCAGTCATTATATTTATTGGGCAGATGTTACGCAGGAATAAATAAGGTCCATGATGCTTTTCTGGCATATCGAAACTCTGTAGAAAAAAGTGAAGGAAATGCGGATACCTGGTGCTCGATTGG TGTTTTatatcaacaacaaaatcaaccGACGGATGCGCTCCAGGCTTACATATGTGCTGTGCAACTAGATAAAGACCACAAGGAAGCTTGGACTAATTTGGGCATTCTTTATGAGAGCTGCGGTCAGCTACGAGATGCCTATGCCTGCTACTTAAATGCAACTAAACAAGTTTCGTGCCAG aAAACCACCATACATcgaaaagaagaaacaatACCCATGAACAAAGACGCCATTGGATTGACTAAAGGCTTATCACAACGTATCAAATTTCTGGAGATTCAACTTGGCCAGGCCCCGTTACCGAGTATTACATCAAAACGGCGGCAGTTATGTTCAATTGAAGAAGCTTGGAATCTTCCGATTTCGTTAGAAATGAACTccagacaacaacaaacagctcAGATGCTGCCGCGACAG